The following are from one region of the Clostridium sp. CM027 genome:
- a CDS encoding alpha/beta fold hydrolase: MPRTSLDQVHELHTVLNKAKVKSPYIIVAHSIGGYNARLFAGTYPKEVSGIIFVDCSHENQFEDRVKRSSSKEIEIAKS, from the coding sequence TTGCCAAGAACCAGCTTAGACCAAGTTCACGAGTTACATACTGTTTTAAATAAAGCAAAGGTTAAATCCCCCTATATTATAGTTGCGCATTCAATTGGAGGCTATAATGCAAGATTATTCGCAGGTACATACCCTAAAGAAGTGTCTGGTATTATATTTGTTGATTGTTCGCATGAAAATCAATTTGAAGATAGGGTGAAACGTTCTTCTTCAAAAGAAATAGAAATCGCGAAAAGCTAA